Below is a genomic region from Streptomyces roseoviridis.
TCGTGTCGGTGATGCGGTAGGTGGCGCTGAAGGTGGCCGACTGGTTGCCCGTCGGGCAGAGGAAGCCGCCGGTGACCGTGGCCGGGACGGGGGCGTTCGCGAGGGCCAGGGTGGACGGGGCGCCGTTGGTCCAGGTGCCGGCGACGGCGGTGGGGCCGCTCGGGGAGGCGGTGATGGTGCAGGAGGCGAAGCCGCTGGTCTTCAGCACGACGCCGCCCTTGGGGATGGTGAAGCCGCCGGTCGCCGGGGCGCCGTTCTGCACGGAGAGCGTCCAGGCGCCGTTGGTGGCGTTGCTGGTGACGGTCACGCCCACACCGGCGACGCTGGTCGTGCAGCCGCTGAAGGTGGGCGGGTTGACGGGGACGGTGACGGGGCCGGCCGCGTTGTGGTTGGCGGGGGCGGCGGGGATCTTGTTGTTGGCCCCGGACGTCGGTACGGAGGCGGAGACCGTACAGGTCATGGTGGTGGAGCCGGCGACGAAGGTGGCCTTGCCGGTGAGCTGGGCGGAGAAGGAGTGACCGGCCGGGAGCAGCGTGGTCGGCGCGACGGCCTGCGTGCCCGTGGCGCCGAAGGTGAGCGCGGTGGCCGCGGCGAGCCCGGTCGCGGAGACGAGCAGCTTGGACATGGGGATCTCCTCGGTGTCGGAGGGTGGGGAGCGAGGAGGTGCGGATGCGCGTGGGCTGACGTGTCAGGTGGGGGTACGCGCAAAGTGACTTGAGAGTAGAACTGGCCGGTAGGGGTGTCCAGGAGCGATTCGCGCCAGTACTGACGACTCGTCAGCAAGCTTGGCCGGACCGGGTGCTTGACAGCGACGTGACGACGAATCGGCCTCCTCCTCGTGAACGCGGATCACCGGGGACCCCGGGCACGGCACCGCCCCCGGAGCGGAGCCTCGATCCGGGGGCGGCGGGAGCGGCGATGTCGGCGCACGACGCTCGGGGTGCGGGGTCCGGGAGCCCCCACGGCTCCCGTTCGGCTGTGACCCCGCACCCCGATCCTGCCGTGTCCCGCGCCGTGTTCGGCGATCTTCCGGCGCGTCCCACACGATCCGACGAAGGCACGGCCTCCCGCTTGACGGTTCACGCGCCCCTCGCGCGCCTCCCGTCCGCCCGCCGCGCACCGGCCGCACGGGTCACGCGCACCCCTCCCCCGCCCGCCCCACCCGCGCCGCTCCCCCTGGTCCGCACGCCCGTGCGTCCCGTAACCCACCGTTCTCCGCACGGTGGTTGACGCTCCGCGCGCCCGGCTGCGAAGGTCTGGCAGCCCTCCCCCACACCCAAGGAGTTGACGTGCACCTGATATTCACGTCGGGGCGCCGGAGGTCGGTGCTCGCCGCCGTCCTGTGCGCCCTCGCCCTCGTCCTCGGACTTCCGGCGACCGCCCACGCCGCCGTGCTCCAGCCGCTGCCGCAGAACGCCGACGGCCTGGAGCTGACCTACGCGCCGGTGTACGACTTCGACACCGACGGCTGCTACATGACGGCCGCCATCGGTGCCGACGGCACGCTCAACCCGGGGCTCAAGCTGGGCGGCACCGTCAACGGACAGTGCCACGACCCCGCCCAGCTGGCCGCCGCCAACTCCTACTCCCGCGCGAAGTGCAACAACGGCTGGTGCGCCGTCGTCTACGCCGGCTACTACGAGAAGGACCAGGCCACCTGGGGACCGCTCGCCCTCGGGCACCGCCACGACTGGGAGCACGTGGTGGTCTGGATCAGCGGTGACCAGGTCCAGTACGTCTCGGTCTCGCAGCACAGCGGCTACCAGGTGGCCGCCCGGTCGGCGATCCGCTTCGACGGCACCCACCCCAAGATCGTCTACCACAAGGACGGCGCCTCCACCCACTGCTACCGCTTCGCCGGCTCGGCCGACGAGCAGATCGAGAACGCCACCGGCGCCTGGTTCCGGCCCCGTCTGGTCGGCTGGAACGGTTATCCGGCCGGACTGCGCGAGAAGCTCACGGCCGCGGACTTCGGCTCGGCGACCCTCAAGATCCGGGACGCGGACTTCGCGAACGCCCTGGCCCGTTCCGAGCCGGCGGGCCTTCCGTTCGACCCCTACGCCTGAGCCGGGCGGTCCCAGGCGGCCCGCACCGGCCGCGGCCGAAGGCTCCCGGCCGGACCCGCGGACCTTTGCGCTGGTCCGGACCGGTGCCGGACGGACCGGGGTCCGGTGCCGGTCCGGTTCCGGCCCCGGATCCGTCCGGTTCCGGCCTCTTCCGACGTCTGGAGGGTTCCGACAAAGGTCCTGGGCGCGCCGGTGGGGATACTGGGACCCCACGAAACAGAGCGACAGGGAGGGCCGGGTGGAGTTCCGCCTGCTCGGGACGGTGTCCATCGCGGCCGAGACGGGTGAACTGCCGCTCGGCCCCGCCAAGCGGCGCAGCGTGCTCGCCGCGCTGCTGCTGCGCGCCAACTCCGCCGTCCCCGTGGACCGGCTGATCGACACGGTCTGGGACGAGGACCCGCCCGCGCGGGCCCGCACCGTCGTCCAGGGACACGTCTCCCGGCTGCGGGCGCTCTTCGACCAGGGCGGCGCGGGCGACTACGGGGTCGAGCTGGCCACGCACACCCAGGCGTACGAGCTGCGCATGCCCGAGCAGCTGCTCGACACCCACCGCTTCGACGAGCTGGTCCAGCTCGCCGGGCACCAGAAGCACCCGGCGGACGCCGTCCTGATGCTCCGTGAGGCGCTGGCGCTGTGGCGCGGCCCCGCCCTGACCGGGACGGTGGCCAGCGAGCCGCTGCTCGTCGCGGCCCGGGCCCTGGAGGAGACCCGGTTGGTGACGGTCGAGCAGCTGGCCGCGGCGCACGGGCGGCTCGGCGAGCACGCGAAGGCGGCGGCCCTGCTGCGCGCGGAGGCGGCGGCGCACCCGCTGCGCGAGTCCCTGGCGGCGGCGTTGATGCTGTCGCTGTACCGGGCGGGGCACCAGTCGGACGCCCTGGACGTCTACCACCGCACGCGCACCCAGCTGGCGGAGGAGCTGGGCGTGGACCCGGGCCCGGCGCTGCGGGCCGCGTACGAGGCGGTGCTGCGGGGGCTGGCGCCCGCGGGACAGACCGTGCCCTGGCCCGAGGCCGCGTACGGGGCCCCCGGCCCGCACCCCGGCCCCTGGACCGACGGCACGTCAGGGGCCGCCGCGACGGGCGCGCCGTACGACGGCCTGCCGGGCGGCGGGCACCGGGAGGACGCTGGCCCGCGCGAGGGCATCCCGCACGCCGGCCCCGCGGGCACCGGCTCCCCCGGTCCCGCCTCCTCGGGCACCGGCACCCCCGGTCTCCGCTCCCCCGGTCCCGGCTTCCCCGGTGCCGGTCTGCCGGGCGCAGGGGCGTCCCCCGACGGCGGCGCGTCCTCGGGCGACGCCGCCTCAGCCGCCGGGCACGAGGACGGCACCGCCGGCCCGGCGGCACCCGCTCCGCCCGCCCTGCCCGCGCCGGATCTGCTGCCCCGCACCCCGCGGGGGTTCCTCGGCCGCGAGCGTGAGCTCGCGGCGCTCGACGCGGCGGTCGACACGGCCCGGGTGGCCCTGGTGACCGGCCCCGCCGGAGTCGGCAAGACCGCGCTCGCCCTGCAGTGGGCGCACCGGCGGGCCGGGGACTTCCCCGACGGCGTGCTCTACGCCGACCTGCGGGGCTTCAGCGCCGACGACGGGCTCGACGCCCTCGACGTCCTCCGGGAGTTCCTGCCCGCCCTCGGCGTGCCGCCGCGCCGGATCCCGGAGTCGCCGACGGCGGCCGCCGCGCTGTACCGGTCGCTCACCGAGGACCGGGCGCTGCTCGTCGTCCTCGACAACGTGCGCGGCGCCGACCGGGCCAGGCCCCTGCTGCCCGCCGGGGCGCACAGCGCCACCGTGGTGACCTCGCGGCTGCGGCTCGGCGGGCTCGTGGTGTCCGAGCTGGCCCGGCCGGTGCCGCTCGGCGTCCTCGGCCTCGACGAGTCCGCGGCCCTGCTCGCGGCGGCGGTCGGCACGGACCGGGTCGCGGCGGAACCGGCCGCCGCCAGGCGGCTCGCCGAACTGTGCGACGGGCTGCCGCTCGCCCTGCGGGTGACCGCTGCGCAGCTGGCCGCCCGCCCGCACTGGCGGCTCGCGGATCTCGCCGACGAACTCGCCGACGAGCAGCGGCGCCTGGCACTGCTGTCGGTGGGCGGTGCCGAGGAGGACGCCGAGGGCGCGGGCGTGGCCGCCGCGCTGCGGCTGACCGTGCAGGGCCTGCCGGCGGAGGCGGCGCGGCTGTTCCGGCAGATGGGCGTGGCGCCGGGGACGGACCTGGACCGGCACGCCGCCGCCGCGCTCCTGGACGGTACGCCGGCGGTCGCCGCGGAGGCCCTCGACCGGCTCTGCGACGCGCACCTGCTCTCCGAGTACGCGCCGGGCCGGCACACCGTGCACGACCTGGTACGGCTGTACGCGCGCAGCCTGGAACCCGACGAGGACGCGCTGCTGCGACTGCTCGACCACTACACCCTGACGGCCATGGCCGCGGCGCGGGCGGCGGAGCCGGACGACCTGCCGTGCTGCGCGGCTCCGCCGGACGCCAGGACGCCCCGTACCGCCGTGCGCTTCGCGGGCCGCGACGCGGCGCTGCTCTGGTACGCGGCCGAGCGCGACAACCTGGCGGCGGCCGTCGCCGCCGCCCGGGCGGCCGGGCACCACGACCGGGCCTGGCGGCTCGCCGTCCTGCAGTGGCCGTACATCCTGTGGAACAGCCACGACGGCTGGGTGCCGCTGCTCGAGGACGCCGTGGACTCGGCCGCGCGGGTGGACGACCCCGACGCCGAGTCCCGGGCCCGGGCGCTCCTCGGCTGGCTGCTGACCCAGGACGGCCGCCTGGCCGAGGCCCTGGTGCACCTGCGGCTCGCTCCCGCGCTCGCGGCCCGTGCGGGCGAACGGTCCAGTGAGGCGACGGCCCTGGTCAACCTCGCGGTCGCACTGGACCGGACCGGAGTGACCGAGGAGTCCCTCGCCCACACGGCACGGGCCGCCGAACTCGTCCGTGGCAGCGGTGACGTGATGACCGAACTCCTCGCCCTGGAGCACCGCGCCCGCCAGCTCCTCGCGGTGGGTGACCCGCGCGGGGCCCTCGCCTGTGCGCGCGAGGGCCTGGCGCTGGACGGCGACACCGTCAACGGCCTGGTCGGCATCCGCCAGAGCGAACTGACCGCCACGGCCGGCGCCGCCCTGCTGGACCTGGGCCGCCCCGCCGAGGCCCGTGCCACCCTCACCCGGGCTCGTGAGCTCGGTCTGGCCCACGGGTACCAGGAGAGCGTCCGCCGCGTGGAGACCCAGCTGCTCCGCATCCGCGAGACGGCCTGAGACCGGCGCGACCTCGGAACGGCGACGCACCGGGCAGCGCGCCCCCGGGAAGCGGACCTCGCGCCGTCTGACCCCGGGTCGCGCAGGGCCGGCCGGGGATCGCGCCGGTCTCCGCGCCCGTCCCGCGCCTGCCCCGCGCCCCGTCGCGCGGCCTTCTCGCGGCCTTCTCGCGGCCCGACGGAGGCCCGAGGGCCCCGGGGGAGGACCGGAGGACTCACCCGGGCCAGGTCCGGCCCGGCGGGCCCGGTGGCGGCGGGTCGAGGTCCGCCTTCAGGTCGGCGCAGAGGCGGCCGTGCAGGGCACCGGCCGTGGGGCCGGGGGTGAGGCCGGACGCGAGCTGCCAGTAGCGGCCGATCAGCGGATCGGCGCTCTTCGACAGCAGGCCGGCGAGCCGGCGACGGAAGGCGGGGCTGTCGCGGGTGCGCAGGGCGGCGGCGTACGCGGCGACGAAGCAGTCCAGTGACTGTCCGGCCCGCGTGCCGGAGGCGTCCGGCTCGGCCACGGCCAGCTCGTACGCCTCGCCCAGGCCCGCGTACAGCGCGCTCGGCCGGTGTTCGACACCCGCGAGGTGCACGACCGGGGCGGCGGCGCGGGAGACGAGGGCGTGCAGGCGGGCGAAGGCGAGCACCTGGGCGGGGGTGGGGTCGTCCGGTGGCCGCGGCACGGCCGCGTCGAGGACCGCGGCGGTGAGCGGCGCCGGCAGGCGTACGGGCAGGGTGCGCCGCCAGAAGCGCGCGAGGGCCGTCGTGTCGGGGGGCAGGGACAGCCCGCCGAGGAGCCGTAGCCGTTGCGCCCGTTCCCCCGGCGCGCAGTCCCGCAGGAGCAGCAGCGCCGCCTCCCGCCACCGCAGCGCGGCCAGCCGGCCGCGCGTCTCGTCCAGTCGGTGCGCGACGACGTCATCGAGCGCGTCCTCCTCGTCCAGGACGCGGGCCACGTCGGGGACCGGCAGGTCGAGGGTGCGCAGCGACCGGATGAGCCGTAGCCGGTCCAGCGCTTCGGGCCCGTACCGCCGGTGCCCGCCGCCGCTGCGGGCGGCCTCGGGCAGCAGCCCCCGGTCGGAGTAGAAGCGGACGGTCTTCACGGTGACGCCGGCCCGCGCGGCGAGGTCGCCGATGCTCCACGGTCCGCCGTCGTCGGTGGTGACGTCCAGTCCCATGCCGACCAGCCTACTGAGGGTCCGTCAGCGCTCCGGCGCCGGCTTCCGTGTTGAACCTCCCCCAGGGGGAGTTCCTACGGTTCCGGCGCGACGCGAGGCGACGCGAAGGACAGCGCAGAGGAGAGCGTGATGGCCGTTTTCGTGCTGGTGTCGGGGCCCTTCACCGGAGGGTGGGTGTGGCAGGAGGTGGTGGGACGGCTGCGGGCGGCCGGGGCCGAGGCGTACGCGGTGACGCTGTCCGGCATGGAGAAGAAGGCGGGGACCGCGGGCGTCCCGGCCGGGGAGGTGGATCTGGAGGCCCATGTCGAGGACGTGGTGCGGGTGATCGACGGCATCGGGGCCCGTGAACTCGTCCTCGTGGGGCACGACTACGGGATCCATCCGGTGCTCGGGGCCGCCGACCGGCGGCCGGACCGGTGCGGGCGGGTGGTGTTTCTGGACGCGGGGATGCCGGCGGACGGCGATCCGGCGGCGGCATCGCTCCCGGACGGTTCCGTCGCGGGTGCGGCCGACGGTCTCGTCCCGGCCCCCTCGGGCGGGCGGTGGGAGCGTTGGGGCAGCACGGCGGGCCTGTCGGCCGGGGACCTGGCGCGGCTCGACCGGCTGGCCGTGCCGCAGCCGGTGCGGACGCTGACCCAGCCGCTGCGGCTCACCGGCAGCCCCTTCGACCGGCCGGTGACGGGCGTGCTGTGCACCGCGAACGGTTCGGGGATCTCGATGGTGGAGATGCTGGTGGCGTCGGGCCCGCCACGGTTCGCGGTGCTCGCCGGTCCCCGCGTGGGCTTCTTCGAACTGGACACCGGCCACTGGCCGATGCTCTCCGCGCCCGGCCCGCTGGCCGACGTGCTGCTGCGGGCCGCGATCGGCGAGGGGACGCGGCTGACCGTCCCGGACGCGGCGACGCCGCCCGCGCACGCGGGGTCCTTCCTCCTCGACGAGCCGGAGCGGCCCCGGGTGCGCCGGGGCCGGGTCGATCTGCACCTCCCGGAGGCCGGGGGCCCGCGTCCGGCGGTGCTGTTCGTGCACGGCGGCCCCGTGTCCGCGGAGCAGCGGCCCACGCCGCGCGACTCGGCGACGTTCCTCGGGTACGGGCGTCTCGTGGCGGGCCAGGGCCTGGTCGGTGCCACCCTGGACCACCGGCTGTACGGGCTCGGGGCCTTTCCGCGGGCGGCCGGGGACCTCGCGGAGGCGGTGGAGCTGGTCCGGGCGGACCCGCGGGTCGACGGGGAGCGGATCGCGCTGTGGTTCTTCTCCGCCGGCGGTCTGCTCGCGGCGGACTGGCTGGCGCAGGCGCCGCCGTGGTTGCGGTGCGTGGCGCTGACCTGTCCGCTCCTCGCGCCGCCGCCGGACTGGCGCGCGGTGCCCGCCCGGTTCGATCCGGTGAGGGCGGTGGGGGCGTCGGGCCCGCCGGTCGTGCTGACCCGGGCGGGCCTGGAGAACCCGGTGTTCCAGGCGACGGTCGACGCCTTCCGTGCCGCCGCCGACCGCTCGGGCGCCACCGTCGACCTGATCGACGTCCCCACGGCCCGCCACGGCTTCGAGACCCTGGACCACACCGAGGAGACCCGGGCGGCGGTGCGCCGCGCGGCGCGGGCGGTGCGGCGGTACGTGACGGGGTGAGCGTACGGGTTCGCCGGACGGTCCGGTGCGGGGCGGACCGAAGGGGCGGCGCCGGTGGCCTCGCGGTCCGGTGCCGCCCCGCCCCGCGGGGGCGTCAGTTCACGAACACCACCGGGCTGCCGGCCTGGCTGGTGTCGCGCACCGGTCCGTACTTGGCGCTGAAGTAGCCGTTGGCCGGACAGGTGGACGGGCCGCTGTACTTGGTGAAGAGCTGGTTGGAGAAGGTGAGCGAGTTGTCGGCGTTGTTCGGCGTGGCCGTGAGGCTGCCGGCCCGGTAGACGCAGGTCGTGACGCCCAGAATGGTGTTGATCTTCAGGGTCGTCTGGATCGGGCCCGCGGCGCCCGCGGAGACGGTGAGGCCGCTCGCGGAGGCCACGGCCGCGGCGAACGGCAGGTTGTTGACGGTGATGCTCTGCACGCCGGTGGCGCCGGTGATGTTGGTGGTGCAGCTGCTGAGGGTGTGGGCGGTGACCGTCTCCGTGGCCGTACCGGGGGCGGTCGGGTTGCTGTTCACGGTGGCGGTGAAGGCGGAGCTGTTGCAGGTGATGCCGGTGCTGCCGCCCAGGGTGGTGGCTATCTTCGCCTGGGACCCGGAGGCCAGGGAGGCGGAGAGCACGTCACCGGCGGCGACGGCGGTGCCGCCCGCGCTGCCGGTGGTCAGGACGTTGCCGGCGGAGGCGGTCGCGGAGGCGGAGGCGGTCACCGCGAGCACGGTGGCGACGGCGGCTCCGAAGGCCGCGGAGAGAGCACGCTTGTCCATGGGGGTTCCTTTCGCACGATGGCGGAGGGTGGAAGAACGCGATGGTCGGCGTGGGTGCGGTGGGCGCACGGGGGACGTACGCACACCGCTGGAGGTACGAGGGGGTGCGCCGTGGTGGGGATCACGCACCGGCACGCGCCGGTCGCGGCTCCGGCGTCGCCGGGGCCGCCGGCGAGGACGCCGGGGGCGACGGGGACACCGCTGGAGACGGCGAGAGGCGTGGGCACGGTGGCGTGGTGACACGGCGGCACCATGAGGGCGACGGCCGCCGCCGGAACGATCCGGCGCCACGGATCTCCGGCAGCGGTGTCGCGATACGGGGTGGAGCGTAATACTCGGTGTGCGGTGCGCGGCGGCGGCGCATCCCGTCCCACTGGGGTGCGGCTCCACCGGATCGCCCGGAGCACCGAGAGGAAAACCCACGAGGGTTGTAATCCTGTCGAGTATGTGACGTCAACAACCGCAGAAGGATGTGGCCGATGACGAGCGTTCGCGGCGCCGAGGAGGAACTGGTCCTGCCGGGAGCCCGCACGGGCCGCGAGCCCGAGCGCTCGCTGCGCCCCGGTCCGCGCCGGCTGACCCCCGAGCAGGTGGCCTCCCGTCAGCGGGAGCGGCTCCTCGACGGTGTGGCCCGCACGGTCGCGGCGAACGGCTACACGGGCGCGCGGATCAGTGACATCTGCCGGACCGCCGGGGTGACCCGTCCGGTGTTCTACGAGCTGTTCTCCGGCAAGGAGGACGCGGTGCTCGCCGCGTACCGGGGCGGGACGCAGACCGTGGTGCGGGCCATGCAGCGGGCCTACGACGAGGCCGGTGGGGCGGGCGACTGGCCGGTGGCGGTGCGGGCCGGGCTGCGGGTGCTGCTGACCCTGCTGGCGCAGACGCCGGCCTTCGCCACGATGGTGGTGGAGATCGAGTCCGTCGGGCCCGCGGGGCGCCGGGCCCGGACCGAACTTCTGGCCGATTTTCGTCGGTTCTTCGCGGACGCGCCGCCGGGCCCGCCCGGCGTGGAGCGGGCGGAGCTGGTGGACACGGTGGTCGGCGCGGTGCACGCGGCGGTGCACCGGGCGGTCGACGAGGGCCGGTTCACGGAAGCGGGCGCGGGGCCCGGCGGGCTTCCCGGTCTCCTGGACGTGCTCGTGCACGTCGTCGTGACGCCCTTCGCCCGGCCCGATGATCCTGAATGATCGTCAACAGGCTTTTGTTACTGACTAGTTGACGCGAGTTATAACCGCGCGTACGGTCCGTTTCGGTTCCCTGCGGCACGGCCGCCTCCGCACGAGTCCGGGAAGACCCAGGTGGATGGGGAACCGTCCGCGCCAGGACGTCGCCGCGCTCTGTTTCCTCATCACGTCAGGAGCACCGCATGGCCCTGTCCGACGACCCCACCGACCCCGTCTCCCCGCCCTCCCCGGGCGACGCGGAGCGTGGCGGCGGGGTCCGCTACCGCCGCGCCGCCCTCATGGGCGTGCCCGCGCTCCTCGCCGCGAGCACCCTGGTGGTGCTCACCGCGCAGGGTGCCCTGGCCGCCCAGTTCGCCATCTCCGGCATGCCGTTCACCGTGACCGCCGACACCCTGGAGGGCACCGGCTTCGGACAGTTCGGAGCCCTGGACAACATGGCCGAGGGCAGCCCGAACGCCGGTGACACCGGTGGCCAGGTGCTGGTCATCGTGACCGCGATCCGCGAGGCCAAGCTCACCAACCTGTGCCAGAGCGTGGAGCTCGGCGGCACGCATCTGCTGATCACGGCCGGCAACCGCGGCGTCCCGGTCAAGGCGTCCGGTCTGACCACCGACTCGACGGCGATGGCCGCCAAGCTGGCGGAGTTCGACAACATCGAGATCGGCGGCGACGCCAGCACCTTCGACAAGCCACCGGTGAAGGGCCCGCTGGGCTCGTTCGGCCAGCAGGCGGACACCGTGCGCATCAAGAACGTGCGGCAGACCAACTACGCCACCACGGCGACCCGGTTCACCCTGCCCGACCTGCACATGGGCTTCAGCTCGAAGGGCTGCTGAGCGTGGCGCCGGGCACGGACGGGGCCCTCGCGGCACCGGCGGCGGGCCGCCGCCGGCACCTCTGGCAGGACTTCCGGCGGTGGCGGCACCGCCGTCCGTTCGGGGCGGGCCTCGCGCTGGCGCTCGGCGGTGCGGAGATCCTGGTGACCCAGCGGGCCAGCGTGTCGGTGGTCCTCGCGGCCGGCGCGGACAGCCTGGCGGGCTATGTGCTGCCGATCATGATGGTGGTCTGCGGAGTGCTCATCGTGGTCAACCCCCGCCAGCGGCTGTTCTATTCGGTGATCGGTGTGCTGGCGTCGCTCGCGAGCTGGGTGACGTCCAACCTCGGCGGGTTCTTCGTCGGCATGCTGCTCGGTCTGGTGGGCAGCTCGCTGGCCTTCGGCTGGCTGCCCGACCGGCCCCGGCGCCGCTCGTGGCTGCGCCGGGGCCGCCGCCGCACTCAGGAGGCCGGCTAGCCGGCCCGCCCCTCTTGTCGGTCACTGGCGCCCGCCCTTCCCCGGTCGGGCGCCACACCCACTTTTTTGTGGGTACTTGTGACGCCCCGGCCCCCGGGA
It encodes:
- a CDS encoding DUF6114 domain-containing protein encodes the protein MAPGTDGALAAPAAGRRRHLWQDFRRWRHRRPFGAGLALALGGAEILVTQRASVSVVLAAGADSLAGYVLPIMMVVCGVLIVVNPRQRLFYSVIGVLASLASWVTSNLGGFFVGMLLGLVGSSLAFGWLPDRPRRRSWLRRGRRRTQEAG
- a CDS encoding TetR/AcrR family transcriptional regulator, with the protein product MTSVRGAEEELVLPGARTGREPERSLRPGPRRLTPEQVASRQRERLLDGVARTVAANGYTGARISDICRTAGVTRPVFYELFSGKEDAVLAAYRGGTQTVVRAMQRAYDEAGGAGDWPVAVRAGLRVLLTLLAQTPAFATMVVEIESVGPAGRRARTELLADFRRFFADAPPGPPGVERAELVDTVVGAVHAAVHRAVDEGRFTEAGAGPGGLPGLLDVLVHVVVTPFARPDDPE
- a CDS encoding Tat pathway signal sequence domain protein, with protein sequence MDKRALSAAFGAAVATVLAVTASASATASAGNVLTTGSAGGTAVAAGDVLSASLASGSQAKIATTLGGSTGITCNSSAFTATVNSNPTAPGTATETVTAHTLSSCTTNITGATGVQSITVNNLPFAAAVASASGLTVSAGAAGPIQTTLKINTILGVTTCVYRAGSLTATPNNADNSLTFSNQLFTKYSGPSTCPANGYFSAKYGPVRDTSQAGSPVVFVN
- a CDS encoding AfsR/SARP family transcriptional regulator, whose protein sequence is MEFRLLGTVSIAAETGELPLGPAKRRSVLAALLLRANSAVPVDRLIDTVWDEDPPARARTVVQGHVSRLRALFDQGGAGDYGVELATHTQAYELRMPEQLLDTHRFDELVQLAGHQKHPADAVLMLREALALWRGPALTGTVASEPLLVAARALEETRLVTVEQLAAAHGRLGEHAKAAALLRAEAAAHPLRESLAAALMLSLYRAGHQSDALDVYHRTRTQLAEELGVDPGPALRAAYEAVLRGLAPAGQTVPWPEAAYGAPGPHPGPWTDGTSGAAATGAPYDGLPGGGHREDAGPREGIPHAGPAGTGSPGPASSGTGTPGLRSPGPGFPGAGLPGAGASPDGGASSGDAASAAGHEDGTAGPAAPAPPALPAPDLLPRTPRGFLGRERELAALDAAVDTARVALVTGPAGVGKTALALQWAHRRAGDFPDGVLYADLRGFSADDGLDALDVLREFLPALGVPPRRIPESPTAAAALYRSLTEDRALLVVLDNVRGADRARPLLPAGAHSATVVTSRLRLGGLVVSELARPVPLGVLGLDESAALLAAAVGTDRVAAEPAAARRLAELCDGLPLALRVTAAQLAARPHWRLADLADELADEQRRLALLSVGGAEEDAEGAGVAAALRLTVQGLPAEAARLFRQMGVAPGTDLDRHAAAALLDGTPAVAAEALDRLCDAHLLSEYAPGRHTVHDLVRLYARSLEPDEDALLRLLDHYTLTAMAAARAAEPDDLPCCAAPPDARTPRTAVRFAGRDAALLWYAAERDNLAAAVAAARAAGHHDRAWRLAVLQWPYILWNSHDGWVPLLEDAVDSAARVDDPDAESRARALLGWLLTQDGRLAEALVHLRLAPALAARAGERSSEATALVNLAVALDRTGVTEESLAHTARAAELVRGSGDVMTELLALEHRARQLLAVGDPRGALACAREGLALDGDTVNGLVGIRQSELTATAGAALLDLGRPAEARATLTRARELGLAHGYQESVRRVETQLLRIRETA
- a CDS encoding MerR family transcriptional regulator; the encoded protein is MGLDVTTDDGGPWSIGDLAARAGVTVKTVRFYSDRGLLPEAARSGGGHRRYGPEALDRLRLIRSLRTLDLPVPDVARVLDEEDALDDVVAHRLDETRGRLAALRWREAALLLLRDCAPGERAQRLRLLGGLSLPPDTTALARFWRRTLPVRLPAPLTAAVLDAAVPRPPDDPTPAQVLAFARLHALVSRAAAPVVHLAGVEHRPSALYAGLGEAYELAVAEPDASGTRAGQSLDCFVAAYAAALRTRDSPAFRRRLAGLLSKSADPLIGRYWQLASGLTPGPTAGALHGRLCADLKADLDPPPPGPPGRTWPG
- a CDS encoding alpha/beta hydrolase, translated to MAVFVLVSGPFTGGWVWQEVVGRLRAAGAEAYAVTLSGMEKKAGTAGVPAGEVDLEAHVEDVVRVIDGIGARELVLVGHDYGIHPVLGAADRRPDRCGRVVFLDAGMPADGDPAAASLPDGSVAGAADGLVPAPSGGRWERWGSTAGLSAGDLARLDRLAVPQPVRTLTQPLRLTGSPFDRPVTGVLCTANGSGISMVEMLVASGPPRFAVLAGPRVGFFELDTGHWPMLSAPGPLADVLLRAAIGEGTRLTVPDAATPPAHAGSFLLDEPERPRVRRGRVDLHLPEAGGPRPAVLFVHGGPVSAEQRPTPRDSATFLGYGRLVAGQGLVGATLDHRLYGLGAFPRAAGDLAEAVELVRADPRVDGERIALWFFSAGGLLAADWLAQAPPWLRCVALTCPLLAPPPDWRAVPARFDPVRAVGASGPPVVLTRAGLENPVFQATVDAFRAAADRSGATVDLIDVPTARHGFETLDHTEETRAAVRRAARAVRRYVTG
- a CDS encoding NPP1 family protein; this translates as MIFTSGRRRSVLAAVLCALALVLGLPATAHAAVLQPLPQNADGLELTYAPVYDFDTDGCYMTAAIGADGTLNPGLKLGGTVNGQCHDPAQLAAANSYSRAKCNNGWCAVVYAGYYEKDQATWGPLALGHRHDWEHVVVWISGDQVQYVSVSQHSGYQVAARSAIRFDGTHPKIVYHKDGASTHCYRFAGSADEQIENATGAWFRPRLVGWNGYPAGLREKLTAADFGSATLKIRDADFANALARSEPAGLPFDPYA
- a CDS encoding DUF6230 family protein, with the protein product MALSDDPTDPVSPPSPGDAERGGGVRYRRAALMGVPALLAASTLVVLTAQGALAAQFAISGMPFTVTADTLEGTGFGQFGALDNMAEGSPNAGDTGGQVLVIVTAIREAKLTNLCQSVELGGTHLLITAGNRGVPVKASGLTTDSTAMAAKLAEFDNIEIGGDASTFDKPPVKGPLGSFGQQADTVRIKNVRQTNYATTATRFTLPDLHMGFSSKGC